Proteins from one Bombyx mori chromosome 1, ASM3026992v2 genomic window:
- the LOC732911 gene encoding Bem46-like protein (The RefSeq protein has 9 substitutions compared to this genomic sequence), with amino-acid sequence MYQVVRVLRYRLWMVSTITLFSSILLFGFHGFLTALGIFTLGISGILYCAQDPLLYYPNDPPDSRVLVLQPSNYKWPYESIKINNKDGLKIHMFLVKQPFNSKYIPTRIFFHGNAGNMGQRLSNVSGFYHKLNVNVLMVEYRGYGLSEGTPSERGLYIDAQCAIDYILERTDVDTSRIILFGRSLGGAVAIDLASRLEYRNKIWALVVENTFTSIPDMAQIILKWRCLNWLPQFCHKNKYMSLNKIAHVISPTLVICGSNDALVPPSMARELYTRCGSICKQMVVIPGGGHDDTWTCREYYPSMQQFLVNVPALPSEIGPFFEKNNESARLGVVLTV; translated from the exons atgtaTCAGGTAGTGAGGGTTTTACTGTACCGACTTTTGATTGTATCCACTATAACACTATTTTCTAGTATTTTACTATTTTGGTTTCATGGGTTCTTAACAGCATTTGGTATATTCACCTTAGGCATATCAG GCATTCTTTACTGCGCTCAAGATTTGCTGCTTTACTATCCCAATGATCCACCTGACTCAAGAGTTTTTGTTCTTCAGCCAAGTAATTACAAGTTGCCATATGAaagtataaaaattaacaataaagaTGGATTAAAAATACACATGTTTCTTGTAAAGCAGCCATTCAATAGCAAATATATACCTACAATGATATTTTTCCACGGTAATGCTGGAAATATGGGGCAAAG GTTGTCTAATGTATCTGGATTCTATCACAAGTTAAATGTCAATGTACTTATGGTTGAGTACAGAGGCTATGGATTATCAGAAGGAACGCCGTCCGAACGGGGCCTATATATTGATGCCCAATGTGCTATTGATTACATCTTGGAAAGAACTGATGTTGATACTAGTAGGATTATTTTGTTTGGAAGATCATTAG GTGGAGCAGTGGCAATTGATCTGGCATCTCGTTTGGAATACAGGAACAAAATTTGGGCATTAGTGGTGGAAAATACTTTCACTAGTATACCAGACATGGCACAGATCATTTTAAAATGGAGATGCCTAAATTGGCTACCACAATTCTGCCACAAAAATAag TACATGTCTTTGAATAAAATTGCACATGTCATTTCACCTACACTCGTGATATGCGGATCAAATGACGCTTTAGTGCCTCCATCCATGGCCAGAGAGCTGTATACGCGCTGTGGATCTATCTGCAAGCAAATGGTGGTCATACCAGGTGGAGGACATGATGACACCTGGACGTGTAGGGAATACTATCCTTCAATGCAACAATTTTTAGTTAACGTTCCAGCACTACCAAGTGAGATTGGaccattttttgaaaaaaataatgagtCTGCTCGACTTGGCGTTGTACTCACTGTTTAA
- the LOC101736978 gene encoding uncharacterized protein LOC101736978 — translation MYAPQAGYKEDVEEKFLQDFDSILIGIPESEEICIGGYFNGHVGVTNESYERVHGGWKYVSRNDDGDQLFQAATAFNLAVVNTWFQKSPKHLITYKSGNHATQID, via the coding sequence ATGTACGCGCCTCAAGCCGGATACAAGGAGGACGTGGAAGAAAAGTTTTTGCAGGATTTTGATAGTATTCTGATTGGAATTCCAGAGAGTGAAGAGATTTGTATAGGAGGTTATTTTAATGGACATGTGGGAGTTACAAATGAGAGCTATGAAAGGGTGCATGGAGGATGGAAGTATGTGAGCCGCAACGATGATGGGGACCAGTTGTTCCAAGCTGCGACCGCCTTTAACCTGGCAGTGGTGAATACGTGGTTCCAGAAAAGTCCTAAACACCTTATCACCTATAAGAGTGGTAACCACGCGACACAAATTGACTAA